One part of the Eptesicus fuscus isolate TK198812 chromosome 20, DD_ASM_mEF_20220401, whole genome shotgun sequence genome encodes these proteins:
- the LOC103289273 gene encoding keratin-associated protein 16-1, which yields MSGNCCSRKCPSVPAISLCSSEVSCRGPICLPSSCQSQTWQLVPCQDGCGASSCGPQCCQPCCSVSRCAQPVCCEAPTCDPCCSVSSCAQPVCCEATMCDPSCSVSSCAQPVCCEATTCDPCCSVSSCAQPVCCEAPTCDPCCSVSSCCQPVCCEAASCQAVLCMPTPCQSIVCKPSCCQPVVCEPSCCPAVCTVPSSCQPVVCEPACCQPVCSTPSCCPSDCSVGNSCQAACCEPSPCEPSCSGPSICQPAPCVALVCEPVCLRSACCVPSPWEPPCVSSTCQEPSCCVSSICQPICSEPSPCSPSVCVPRPCQPTCYIVQRRQSICCEPISCPSTSCQPPCCRPGSSASAICQPTCPRTFYIPSSCKPSCTTSVPYRPIYRSIYSGPFAYRQPYVTSISYRPACYRPACYRPCYSILRRPAYITSISYRPVSSCLPCVNSCKRDCKKSTSSQPDCADSTPCKVEVSEDNPCQPTEAKVTSPTTREATASQPAATKPANC from the coding sequence ATGTCTGGAAACTGCTGTTCTAGGAAATGCCCCTCCGTGCCAGCCATCTCTCTCTGCTCCTCGGAGGTGAGCTGCAGAGGGCCCATCTGCTTGCCCAGCTCCTGCCAGAGCCAGACGTGGCAACTGGTGCCCTGTCAAGATGGCTGTGGGGCATCCAGCTGTGGCCCACAATGCTGTCAGCCCTGCTGTTCCGTGAGCCGCTGTGCCCAACCCGTGTGCTGCGAGGCTCCCACGTGTGATCCCTGTTGTTCCGTGAGCAGCTGTGCCCAACCCGTGTGCTGCGAGGCTACCATGTGTGATCCTTCCTGTTCCGTGAGCAGCTGTGCCCAACCCGTGTGCTGCGAGGCTACCACGTGTGACCCCTGTTGTTCCGTGAGCAGCTGTGCCCAACCCGTGTGCTGTGAGGCTCCCACGTGTGATCCCTGTTGTTCTGTGAGCAGTTGCTGCCAACCTGTGTGCTGTGAGGCTGCTTCCTGCCAAGCGGTCCTCTGTatgcccaccccctgccagtcCATCGTCTGCAagcccagctgctgccagccagtCGTGTGTGAGCCCAGCTGCTGTCCAGCTGTCTGCACCGTGCCTAGCtcttgccaaccagtggtctgtgaGCCTGCTTGCTGTCAGCCAGTGTGCTCCACGCCCAGCTGCTGCCCATCCGACTGCTCTGTGGGCAATAGCTGCCAGGCTGCTTGCTGTGAGCCCAGTCCCTGTGAGCCATCCTGCTCCGGGCCCAGCATCTGCCAGCCAGCTCCCTGTGTGGCTCTGGTCTGTGAGCCTGTCTGCCTTCGCTCTGCCTGCTGTGTTCCGAGCCCTTGGGAACCACCTTGTGTCTCTAGCACTTGCCAAGAGCCCTCGTGTTGTGTCTCCAGCATCTGCCAACCCATCTGCTCGGAGCCCAGTCCCTGCTCACCCAGTGTCTGTGTGCCCCGTCCATGCCAACCTACTTGCTACATAGTCCAGCGCCGTCAGTCCATCTGCTGTGAGCCTATTTCCTGCCCATCTACTTCCTGCCAGCCTCCCTGCTGCCGCCCGGGGTCTTCTGCATCTGCCATCTGCCAACCGACTTGCCCTCGGACTTTCTACATACCCAGCTCCTGCAAACCGTCTTGCACGACTTCGGTCCCCTACCGCCCCATCTACCGCTCAATCTACTCTGGACCCTTCGCCTACAGGCAGCCGTACGTGACATCCATCTCCTACCGCCCTGCCTGCTACCGCCCTGCCTGCTACCGCCCTTGTTACTCCATCCTGCGCCGCCCGGCCTACATCACTTCAATCTCCTACCGCCCGGTGAGCTCCTGCCTGCCTTGTGTTAACTCCTGCAAACGGGATTGCAAAAAGTCCACTTCCAGCCAACCGGATTGTGCTGACTCCACTCCCTGCAAGGTGGAAGTCTCAGAGGACAATCCCTGCCAGCCCACGGAGGCCAAAGTCACCAGCCCAACCACCCGtgaggccacagccagccagcctgctgccACCAAGCCTGCCAACTGCTGA
- the KRTAP29-1 gene encoding keratin-associated protein 29-1 has product MGDGCCPGNAAAIPAVTPISMCPKGGSFRNGILLPSFCQSRTWQLVPCQGHCQPSGRVPGGCEPAPCHHTCLPATSCVGFVCQPICSCSACYESSTGQAPRLVSSCQPSCSEPTGGREKCCEASPRQQSSCQGPVFVSGSRQAACDQSVCRDTRACQPSCSEVTPCPETSCPPTARAATPCQPTCCQAGSCHPMSGEGQPCRSTYYQPMCYVFKTCQSVPCMPAPCQPLPCVFGSCNPACCVTAPCQPLPCQAAPSIPFICRPSCTVNSCTPASRGTRPSGQPTCGGPTSCSQGGCKSPSRQPVCCVTGLGKLSSGDSNCFQPTPPRPCRASPCLPTSCQPGLGSSSCKATLG; this is encoded by the coding sequence ATGGGGGACGGCTGTTGTCCTGGAAACGCCGCGGCCATTCCAGCGGTGACCCCCATCTCCATGTGCCCAAAGGGTGGCAGCTTCCGAAATGGCATCCTTCTGCCTAGCTTCTGCCAGAGCAGAACCTGGCAACTGGTCCCATGCCAAGGACACTGTCAGCCATCCGGCAGGGTCCCAGGAGGCTGTGAACCTGCTCCCTGCCACCATACCTGCCTTCCAGCAACTTCCTGTGTGGGCTTTGTTTGCCAACCCATTTGCTCCTGCTCAGCCTGCTACGAATCCAGCACCGGTCAGGCTCCTCGTCTGGTTAGCTCCTGCCAGCCCTCCTGCTCAGAACCCACCGGCGGCCGGGAAAAGTGCTGCGAAGCCAGCCCCCGTCAGCAAAGCTCCTGCCAGGGACCTGTCTTCGTGTCCGGATCGCGCCAGGCAGCTTGTGACCAATCAGTCTGCCGTGACACTAGGGCCTGCCAGCCATCCTGCTCTGAGGTGACTCCCTGTCCTGAAACATCGTGCCCACCAACTGCCCGTGCAGCTACTCCATGCCAGCCAACTTGCTGCCAAGCAGGTTCATGCCACCCCATGAGTGGAGAAGGTCAGCCCTGCAGATCAACTTATTACCAGCCCATGTGCTACGTTTTCAAGACTTGCCAGTCAGTTCCCTGCatgcctgctccctgccagccatTGCCTTGCGTGTTCGGTTCTTGCAATCCTGCTTGCTGTGTGACCGCCCCTTGCCAGCCACTGCCCTGCCAAGCAGCTCCTTCCATACCCTTCATCTGCCGGCCCTCTTGCACTGTGAACTCTTGCACACCAGCATCCCGTGGCACCAGGCCTTCTGGCCAACCAACTTGTGGCGGACCCACTTCCTGCAGCCAAGGTGGCTGCAAATCCCCTTCCCGCCAGCCCGTCTGCTGCGTGACAGGTTTAGGCAAATTGTCCAGTGGTGACTCCAATTGCTTCCAGCCAACTCCTCCACGCCCCTGCAGAGCCAGCCCCTGCTTGCCGACTTCCTGTCAACCCGGCCTCGGGTCCAGCTCCTGTAAGGCAACGCTTGGTTGA
- the LOC103289282 gene encoding keratin-associated protein 17-1, with amino-acid sequence MGCCPGDCFTCCGEEQDCCEMCCCQPGCCGCCGSCCGCGGSGCGGCGGGCCGSSCCGGSGCCGGGGSGCGGGSGCGGGGCCGSSCCGSSCCGSSGGCCGPVCCQPTPVCDTK; translated from the coding sequence ATGGGGTGCTGCCCGGGGGACTGCTTCACCTGCTGCGGTGAGGAGCAGGACTGCTGCGAGATGTGCTGCTGCCAGCCCGGCTGCTGCGGCTGCTGCGGGTCCTGCTGCGGCTGCGGGGGCTCGGGCTGCGGAGGCTGCGGAGGCGGCTGCTGCGGGTCCTCCTGCTGCGGCGGATCCGGCTGCTGCGGGGGCGGCGGCTCCGGCTGCGGGGGCGGCTCCGGCTGCGGGGGCGGCGGCTGCTGCGGGTCCAGCTGCTGCGGCTCCAGCTGCTGCGGCTCCTCGGGGGGCTGCTGCGGGCCTGTTTGCTGCCAGCCCACGCCCGTCTGCGACACGAAATGA